One window of Thermodesulfovibrio aggregans genomic DNA carries:
- a CDS encoding SAM hydrolase/SAM-dependent halogenase family protein: MNSSEVSSSKIITILTDFGLKDSFVAQMKGVILSINPDAKIVDITHEIEPQAVEDAAFVLNESFKYFPKGSIHVAVVDPEVGSQRRALIVKSQGHYFVAPDNGILSYVLKEPFDAVSIENKRYFIAKTSTFQGRDVFAPVSAWLSKGIGLSEFGSPVKDIKLCKTLYEIKELSDRIIGKIIYIDRFGNAITNIRPKDKKVREVKVKDMTLPIVSFYSQSPYKPAAVINSDGFIEIFIYMGNAVNALKLEKNQTVEVFLDG, encoded by the coding sequence ATGAACTCATCGGAAGTTTCATCCAGTAAAATAATTACAATTTTAACAGACTTCGGTCTAAAAGACTCTTTTGTTGCTCAGATGAAGGGAGTTATTCTAAGTATTAATCCAGATGCAAAGATAGTTGATATTACACACGAAATTGAACCTCAGGCAGTTGAGGATGCCGCATTTGTTCTGAATGAGAGTTTTAAATACTTTCCTAAAGGAAGTATACATGTAGCAGTTGTTGATCCAGAAGTTGGTTCTCAGAGAAGAGCTCTAATAGTTAAATCTCAGGGACACTACTTTGTTGCACCAGACAATGGTATTTTAAGCTATGTGCTTAAAGAGCCCTTTGATGCTGTTTCCATTGAAAATAAAAGATATTTTATAGCAAAAACTTCAACTTTTCAGGGAAGAGATGTTTTTGCACCTGTATCTGCATGGCTTTCAAAAGGTATTGGTTTAAGCGAATTTGGAAGTCCAGTTAAAGATATTAAACTATGCAAAACTCTTTATGAGATTAAGGAACTCAGTGACAGAATCATTGGCAAGATAATCTATATTGATAGATTCGGAAATGCAATAACAAATATCAGACCGAAAGACAAAAAGGTAAGAGAGGTTAAAGTAAAGGATATGACACTTCCAATAGTAAGTTTTTATTCTCAATCTCCTTATAAGCCTGCAGCAGTGATAAACAGTGATGGATTTATTGAGATATTTATTTACATGGGGAATGCAGTTAACGCTTTAAAATTAGAGAAAAATCAAACAGTGGAGGTTTTTTTAGATGGATGA
- the hslO gene encoding Hsp33 family molecular chaperone HslO encodes MDEVVKGLIKDEHVFVVATVCTETVEYARKIHDTWPTATAAMGRVIAGSLLLASTLKDRQRVMIQIKGEGPLKEVVAEADFLYRVRAYVKRPHIYMGLKNEKIDVGRAIGKGFLNVIRDLGLKEYYQSSVELQTGEIAKDLAYYLNVSEQIPSAVSLGVYVDTDNSVKAAGGFMIQTMPDTKPEIIDFLERKLSTVQPASSMILQGMDCLKILEEVVGLPIEVLHRGSVSYFCPCSKERVINAIITLGKEEIQKMIEEGETVEVECYFCKKKYNVTVDELQILFREI; translated from the coding sequence ATGGATGAAGTTGTAAAGGGATTAATAAAGGATGAGCATGTTTTTGTTGTGGCAACAGTATGCACAGAAACAGTTGAGTATGCGAGAAAAATTCATGATACCTGGCCTACTGCAACTGCTGCCATGGGAAGAGTTATTGCTGGAAGTCTTCTTCTTGCATCAACACTGAAAGATAGGCAAAGAGTAATGATTCAGATAAAGGGGGAAGGACCTCTTAAAGAGGTTGTAGCTGAAGCAGATTTTCTATATAGAGTTCGTGCATATGTAAAAAGACCTCATATTTACATGGGATTGAAGAATGAGAAAATTGATGTTGGAAGAGCAATTGGTAAAGGCTTTCTAAATGTAATTAGAGATCTTGGTTTAAAGGAGTATTATCAAAGTAGTGTGGAACTTCAAACAGGCGAAATTGCTAAGGATCTTGCCTATTATCTCAATGTTTCTGAACAGATTCCTTCAGCAGTATCTCTCGGAGTTTATGTGGACACAGACAACTCAGTTAAAGCTGCCGGTGGATTCATGATTCAGACAATGCCAGATACAAAGCCTGAGATAATTGATTTCCTGGAAAGAAAGCTTTCTACTGTTCAACCGGCATCATCAATGATACTTCAGGGAATGGATTGCCTTAAAATACTTGAAGAAGTTGTAGGACTTCCAATAGAAGTTCTCCATAGAGGTTCAGTTTCATACTTTTGTCCATGTTCAAAAGAAAGAGTCATAAATGCAATTATTACTCTCGGTAAAGAGGAAATTCAAAAAATGATTGAAGAAGGTGAAACAGTTGAGGTTGAATGTTACTTCTGCAAGAAAAAATATAATGTAACAGTTGATGAATTACAGATTCTATTCAGGGAGATCTGA
- the acpS gene encoding holo-ACP synthase produces the protein MIEGVGVDIVSVERIRKIYEKFGEKFLNRIFTEEEISYSFSHSNPFPHLAARFAVKEAVIKALKKPSGLSLKQIELKNNSDGSPEIKINGVNKRILVSLSHEKNYTVAMVIVENIL, from the coding sequence ATGATTGAAGGAGTTGGAGTTGATATTGTTTCAGTAGAAAGAATAAGAAAAATTTATGAAAAATTTGGAGAAAAATTTTTAAATAGGATTTTCACTGAGGAAGAAATATCCTATAGTTTCAGCCATTCAAATCCTTTCCCTCATCTGGCAGCTCGTTTTGCTGTAAAAGAAGCAGTGATTAAAGCACTTAAAAAACCTTCAGGTTTGAGCCTTAAACAAATTGAATTAAAAAATAACTCCGACGGCTCACCGGAGATAAAAATAAATGGAGTGAATAAAAGAATTCTTGTATCCCTCTCCCATGAAAAAAACTACACTGTAGCAATGGTTATTGTAGAAAATATCCTGTGA
- the truD gene encoding tRNA pseudouridine(13) synthase TruD: protein MSYKVKTKPEDFIVKEISSIPLRQKGQYNVFLLKKTGWNTVDLLKKIAHKLKIPFNNISYGGKKDRHGITEQFITIKNFYRKINLKEDHFELIHLGFSVQPMTPQLIEGNAFKITVRALSEKMIDLIKKTIEKIKIHGFVNYFDDQRFGSFDPKQGFIAEKILKGHYNGALKIYLTHIYPEDKKLAKERKRKIFENWGNWSICLSLAKTKFEKFTFSYLIENPKDYLLPLQKITKEEMSMFFSAYQSFIWNETVKRLIKNLLPDKNLLYHKGITGDYIFFDEIDKQNFAYLKTLQIPLASSKAKISDATVERIYNEILNERQIRPAQFNLKKIRQAFFKSTQRAVIVIPKINYKIEDDEIYQGKKKLLLEFVLPRGSYATMVIKRIFAKNK from the coding sequence ATGTCCTACAAAGTTAAGACAAAACCTGAAGATTTTATAGTTAAAGAGATAAGTTCAATACCTTTGAGACAGAAGGGTCAATACAATGTTTTTCTTCTAAAAAAAACAGGATGGAATACTGTTGATTTACTAAAAAAAATTGCCCATAAATTGAAAATTCCATTTAACAACATCTCCTATGGAGGAAAAAAAGACAGACATGGCATTACAGAACAGTTCATAACAATAAAAAACTTTTATCGAAAAATTAATCTGAAGGAGGATCACTTTGAACTTATCCATCTGGGTTTTTCAGTTCAACCAATGACGCCTCAATTAATTGAGGGTAATGCATTTAAAATAACCGTAAGAGCTCTCTCGGAAAAAATGATTGATTTAATCAAAAAGACTATAGAAAAAATTAAAATCCATGGATTCGTAAACTACTTTGATGACCAGCGTTTTGGAAGCTTTGATCCAAAACAAGGATTTATTGCTGAAAAAATACTTAAAGGTCATTACAATGGAGCGCTTAAAATATATCTTACTCACATATATCCTGAGGATAAAAAATTAGCAAAGGAGAGAAAAAGAAAGATCTTTGAAAACTGGGGTAACTGGAGTATCTGCCTCAGTTTAGCGAAGACAAAGTTTGAAAAGTTTACATTCAGCTATCTTATAGAAAATCCTAAAGATTATCTATTACCTTTACAGAAAATTACCAAAGAAGAAATGTCAATGTTTTTTTCAGCCTATCAAAGTTTCATATGGAATGAAACTGTAAAAAGACTTATTAAAAATCTGCTTCCCGATAAAAATTTACTCTATCATAAAGGGATTACAGGAGACTATATCTTTTTTGATGAAATTGATAAACAAAATTTTGCATATCTTAAGACTCTGCAAATTCCTTTAGCCTCATCAAAAGCAAAAATCTCAGATGCTACCGTTGAGAGAATATATAATGAAATTCTCAATGAAAGACAAATAAGACCTGCCCAGTTTAATCTTAAAAAGATAAGACAGGCATTCTTTAAATCAACTCAAAGGGCAGTCATTGTTATTCCAAAAATAAACTATAAAATTGAAGATGATGAAATTTATCAGGGGAAAAAGAAACTTCTTCTTGAATTTGTTCTTCCAAGAGGCTCATACGCAACAATGGTTATTAAGAGAATCTTTGCAAAAAATAAGTAG
- a CDS encoding DNA polymerase ligase N-terminal domain-containing protein: protein MPYFVVHEHHAKRLHFDLRLEKDGVLKSWAIPKGPSMNPQDKRLAIQVEDHALEYGNFEGIIPEGQYGAGEVYIWDKGNYTTVKGSLEEGQWEIFMEGEILKGNFVLLKLKGKADEWLFIKKKDKYADYNFKLKLRSP, encoded by the coding sequence ATGCCATATTTTGTTGTTCATGAACATCATGCAAAAAGACTTCATTTTGATCTAAGACTTGAAAAAGATGGAGTTCTTAAATCATGGGCAATTCCTAAAGGTCCTTCGATGAATCCACAGGACAAACGTCTTGCAATTCAAGTCGAAGATCATGCGCTTGAGTACGGCAATTTTGAGGGTATCATACCTGAAGGACAGTATGGTGCAGGAGAGGTATATATCTGGGATAAGGGAAACTACACCACAGTAAAAGGCTCTCTTGAAGAGGGACAGTGGGAGATTTTTATGGAAGGTGAAATCTTAAAGGGAAATTTTGTTTTACTGAAACTTAAAGGAAAAGCTGATGAGTGGCTTTTTATCAAGAAAAAAGACAAATATGCTGACTATAACTTTAAGCTGAAACTCAGATCTCCCTGA
- the greA gene encoding transcription elongation factor GreA has protein sequence MDRIPMTPEGYEKLKEELDRLIKVERPAIIKAIAEARAHGDLSENAEYHAAREKQSFIEGRIQELQAKLSRAYVIDPAKINQDKVAFGAKVRVVDIDTGEEKEFHLVGPEEADVKNGKISITSPVGKALIGKEVGDQVTIKAPARVINYEIISISFE, from the coding sequence ATGGATAGAATTCCAATGACACCTGAAGGATACGAAAAACTGAAAGAAGAGCTTGATAGACTTATAAAAGTTGAGCGCCCTGCAATAATAAAGGCAATTGCAGAAGCAAGGGCTCATGGAGATTTATCAGAAAATGCAGAATATCATGCAGCAAGGGAAAAGCAATCATTTATTGAAGGAAGAATTCAGGAACTTCAGGCAAAGCTTTCCCGTGCTTATGTGATTGATCCAGCAAAAATAAATCAGGATAAAGTTGCTTTCGGTGCAAAGGTAAGAGTTGTTGACATTGATACAGGAGAAGAAAAAGAGTTTCATCTTGTTGGTCCTGAAGAGGCAGATGTAAAAAATGGAAAAATTTCAATTACTTCGCCAGTAGGAAAAGCTCTTATAGGTAAAGAAGTTGGTGATCAGGTCACAATAAAAGCTCCTGCAAGAGTAATTAACTACGAAATCATATCAATAAGCTTTGAATAA
- a CDS encoding dihydroorotate dehydrogenase, whose product MIPSLEVKIGNLTFKNPVLTASGTFGYGLEYSQFVDLNLLGGVVVKGLSLRPKQGNPPPRIYETACGMINSIGLQNIGFEAFKNEKLPFLRKYKTNIIVNFFGENLDEYIEIAYLLDSLEDVHALEMNVSCPNKTTEWRKMGLEPELLRKAVKEVRAVTKKTLIVKLSPQVTDIALMAKICEDEGADAVSLINTIPAMVIDIKTRKSMLGTPTGGLSGPAIKPIALRAVWETVQAVKIPVIGIGGIVSAEDALQFLIVGAKAIQIGTANFINPRATVEIIEGIKQFLIEENIKDINELIGSFIQ is encoded by the coding sequence ATGATACCTTCTTTAGAAGTTAAAATAGGAAATCTTACATTTAAAAATCCTGTACTGACAGCTTCTGGCACTTTTGGATATGGTCTTGAGTATTCACAATTTGTTGATCTTAATCTTTTAGGTGGAGTTGTTGTCAAAGGGCTTTCATTAAGACCGAAGCAGGGTAATCCTCCACCAAGAATTTATGAAACTGCATGTGGAATGATAAATTCAATAGGGCTTCAGAACATTGGTTTTGAAGCTTTTAAGAATGAAAAACTCCCATTTCTCAGAAAGTATAAAACAAACATAATAGTTAACTTTTTCGGTGAAAATCTTGATGAATATATTGAGATAGCCTATTTACTTGATTCTTTAGAAGATGTTCATGCTCTCGAGATGAATGTATCATGTCCTAATAAAACAACTGAATGGAGAAAAATGGGATTAGAGCCAGAACTTCTTAGAAAGGCAGTGAAAGAGGTTAGGGCAGTCACTAAAAAGACTTTAATAGTTAAACTTTCTCCACAGGTTACGGATATTGCCTTAATGGCAAAGATTTGCGAAGATGAAGGAGCAGATGCTGTCTCTCTTATTAATACGATTCCTGCGATGGTTATTGACATAAAAACCCGTAAAAGCATGTTAGGAACTCCTACTGGAGGTCTATCAGGTCCTGCAATAAAGCCTATAGCATTAAGAGCAGTTTGGGAAACCGTACAGGCTGTAAAAATTCCTGTCATTGGAATAGGAGGTATTGTAAGTGCAGAGGATGCTTTACAGTTTTTAATCGTCGGAGCAAAAGCTATCCAGATTGGAACAGCTAACTTTATAAATCCGAGGGCAACAGTTGAGATAATTGAAGGAATTAAACAGTTTTTGATTGAAGAAAACATAAAAGATATAAATGAACTCATCGGAAGTTTCATCCAGTAA
- a CDS encoding RidA family protein — protein sequence MIEEKLKDCGIVLPQPIKPVGAYTVAQLSENLLFLSGILPFRDGKLIRKGKVGKDISVAEASDEALQVVINALAIVKDYLGSLERVKKCIKITGYVASSENFTEQHIVLNPASELLVKIFGERGKHCRVAVGVCSLPLDASVEMDFIFEIF from the coding sequence ATGATTGAGGAAAAGTTGAAAGATTGTGGAATAGTACTTCCTCAGCCAATAAAACCTGTTGGTGCCTATACAGTTGCTCAACTTTCAGAAAATCTTTTATTCTTAAGTGGAATTCTTCCTTTCAGGGATGGAAAGCTTATAAGAAAGGGGAAAGTTGGTAAAGATATTTCAGTTGCAGAGGCATCAGATGAAGCACTGCAAGTTGTTATAAATGCTCTGGCAATTGTAAAAGATTATTTGGGAAGTCTTGAAAGAGTAAAGAAATGTATAAAGATTACAGGATATGTAGCCTCATCAGAAAATTTTACAGAGCAGCATATTGTTCTTAATCCTGCCTCTGAACTTTTAGTAAAGATATTCGGTGAAAGAGGAAAACACTGTCGGGTGGCAGTAGGTGTCTGTAGCCTTCCTCTTGATGCTTCGGTTGAAATGGATTTTATTTTCGAGATTTTTTGA
- a CDS encoding deoxyguanosinetriphosphate triphosphohydrolase translates to MNIRQQYQELESKVLHPKACLSSQTKGRLRPEQEDDIRTPFQRDRDRIIHSKAFRRLKHKTQVFFSPQGDHYRTRLTHVLEVSQISRTIARALGLNEDLTEAIALGHDLGHTPFGHAGEAILRQLHPGGFEHYEQSLRVVDVLEKNGEGLNLTFEVRDGILKHSKGKGKILSDEPTTLEGQIVRIGDIIAYLNHDIDDALRAGIIKKRDIPEKFLKFFGERHSTRIDRMVRDVIFTTIREDYTRISMSSEMEEMVYEFRDFLFEKVYYNERVIQESEKAKKILENLYNYYLENPHIIDAQGLSEQELHRKICDFIAGMTDRYALYTFEKIFIPKSWAVP, encoded by the coding sequence ATGAATATTAGACAGCAGTATCAGGAGTTAGAGAGCAAAGTTCTCCATCCAAAAGCCTGTTTAAGCTCTCAAACAAAGGGAAGACTTAGACCTGAACAGGAAGATGATATAAGAACTCCTTTTCAGCGTGACAGAGATAGAATAATTCACAGCAAGGCTTTTCGCAGATTAAAGCATAAAACCCAAGTTTTCTTTTCTCCTCAGGGTGATCACTACAGAACCCGACTAACACATGTACTTGAAGTTTCTCAAATATCAAGAACAATTGCAAGGGCATTAGGACTGAATGAAGACCTTACAGAAGCTATAGCCCTTGGACATGATCTTGGACATACTCCTTTTGGGCATGCTGGCGAGGCAATACTGAGACAACTTCATCCAGGAGGTTTTGAGCACTATGAGCAGAGTTTAAGAGTGGTTGATGTTCTTGAGAAAAATGGAGAAGGACTTAATCTCACATTTGAAGTGAGAGATGGAATACTCAAGCATTCAAAGGGTAAGGGAAAAATCTTAAGTGATGAGCCAACTACTCTTGAAGGTCAGATTGTAAGAATAGGAGATATAATTGCCTATCTCAATCATGATATTGATGATGCATTGAGAGCAGGAATTATAAAAAAAAGGGACATTCCAGAGAAGTTTTTAAAGTTTTTTGGAGAAAGACACTCAACACGAATTGATAGAATGGTGAGAGATGTGATTTTTACCACAATAAGAGAAGACTATACAAGAATTTCCATGTCTTCAGAGATGGAAGAAATGGTTTATGAGTTTAGAGATTTTCTCTTCGAAAAAGTTTATTACAATGAGCGAGTTATACAGGAGTCTGAGAAGGCAAAAAAAATACTTGAGAATCTTTACAATTACTATCTTGAAAATCCTCATATAATTGATGCTCAAGGACTTTCAGAACAGGAACTTCACAGAAAAATATGTGATTTTATTGCAGGAATGACAGACAGATACGCACTTTATACTTTTGAAAAAATATTCATACCAAAAAGCTGGGCAGTACCATGA
- a CDS encoding pseudouridine synthase, whose translation MMKRLQKILAEFGIASRRKAEELIKEGRVTVNGQVAQLGQKADPEKDYIKVDGKLLIKPEPKVYYAFHKPRKVITSLIDPQGRPTIKDFLKGIKFRVYPVGRLDYDSEGLLLLTNDGEFAYKIMHPSAKIEKTYLVKVDGIIEPETIEKLRKGIKIDGKLAVPVSVHFVRKLKANSWIKITLHEGRKRQIRKMLQRVGHPVIRLIRISIDGVKLEGLKPGQYRVLTKEELEELKEKAGLIKKSRK comes from the coding sequence ATGATGAAGAGACTACAAAAAATTCTTGCCGAATTTGGGATTGCTTCCCGCAGAAAAGCAGAGGAATTAATTAAAGAAGGAAGGGTTACTGTAAATGGTCAAGTTGCTCAGCTTGGACAGAAAGCTGATCCTGAAAAAGACTATATCAAAGTTGATGGAAAACTTCTAATTAAACCAGAACCCAAAGTTTATTATGCCTTTCATAAACCAAGAAAGGTTATAACTTCACTTATAGATCCTCAAGGAAGACCTACGATAAAAGATTTTCTTAAAGGAATAAAATTTCGGGTTTATCCTGTTGGTAGACTTGATTATGACTCTGAAGGACTGTTACTTCTTACTAATGATGGGGAATTTGCTTACAAAATAATGCATCCGAGTGCCAAGATAGAGAAAACCTACTTGGTAAAAGTTGATGGAATAATAGAGCCTGAAACAATTGAAAAACTCAGAAAAGGTATAAAAATTGATGGTAAACTTGCTGTTCCTGTAAGTGTTCACTTTGTTAGAAAACTTAAAGCTAATTCATGGATAAAAATAACTCTTCATGAAGGTAGAAAGCGTCAGATTCGTAAGATGTTACAAAGAGTTGGTCATCCTGTAATTAGACTCATAAGAATTTCTATTGATGGAGTCAAACTTGAAGGTCTTAAACCTGGCCAGTACCGAGTTTTGACAAAAGAAGAATTAGAGGAATTAAAAGAAAAAGCAGGATTAATCAAAAAATCTCGAAAATAA
- a CDS encoding DUF2207 domain-containing protein: MRKNIFLCLFVFFLFISNGYCWLINNYDVDIKVETNGDLKITERITVDFAYENKHGIYRDIPIDFIDPSGKKHKIEIKEISVTDERFNPYVINISSWGNNLRIRIGDPKTYVSGIQNYVIRYKVKYALYSLGNIDELYWNSIGTGWAVPIKSGITTVYLPFDNPSLQYACYTGAFGSIGKDCRVRKEGNQLTFILTRSLSPHEGMTIAVGWPAGLIPIQTGPPWWKNPWIYVAVYIPSLFIFLYWLWYRKGRDVGGRGVVQVQYEPPEDMTPLEAGTLIDEKTDTRDIVAEIIDLARRGYIKITETEEKGFLLGKRRDYIFEKIKDLDSEIQSKDFDLKILNAIFEGRKMRKLSELKKKFYRFIPGITKSAFSSLTRKGFFTENPMSVKNKYALFAIIVFILTIFLSIAFGASQVTPPFPLLVSGIVTAISLFIVGQFMPRKTSKGTQMKEYLKGYEEFISRVEKSVIEKLFPPEKIPEVFERNLPFAIAFGEAEKWATAFEGLFTEPPNWYYGKGSFSPSSFAYAINTFTSEATQILSSAPRSSGSGSGGGGFSGGGGGGGGGGSW; encoded by the coding sequence GTGAGAAAGAATATTTTTTTGTGCCTATTTGTTTTTTTCCTTTTCATTTCAAATGGCTATTGCTGGTTAATAAATAACTATGATGTAGATATAAAAGTCGAGACCAATGGAGACCTTAAAATCACCGAAAGAATAACCGTTGATTTTGCTTATGAAAATAAACATGGTATATACAGGGATATTCCTATAGATTTTATTGATCCAAGTGGTAAAAAGCATAAAATTGAAATTAAGGAAATTTCAGTTACTGATGAGAGATTCAATCCTTATGTAATTAATATTTCTAGTTGGGGTAATAATCTCAGAATTCGGATAGGTGATCCGAAAACTTATGTAAGTGGTATACAGAATTATGTTATTCGTTATAAAGTAAAATATGCCCTTTACAGTCTTGGCAACATTGACGAGTTATACTGGAATTCAATTGGAACAGGATGGGCAGTTCCAATTAAATCAGGAATTACAACAGTTTATCTTCCCTTTGATAATCCCTCTCTTCAATATGCCTGCTATACTGGTGCCTTTGGCAGTATAGGGAAGGACTGTAGAGTCAGGAAAGAGGGAAATCAACTAACTTTTATTCTTACAAGATCTCTTTCTCCCCATGAAGGAATGACCATAGCTGTTGGCTGGCCTGCTGGTCTTATACCAATACAGACAGGTCCTCCATGGTGGAAAAATCCATGGATTTATGTGGCTGTTTATATTCCATCACTTTTTATATTTTTATATTGGCTATGGTATAGAAAAGGTAGAGATGTTGGAGGAAGAGGAGTAGTACAGGTTCAGTATGAGCCGCCTGAGGATATGACTCCTCTTGAGGCAGGTACTTTAATTGATGAAAAAACAGATACACGAGATATTGTAGCAGAGATTATAGATCTGGCAAGAAGAGGTTATATAAAAATCACAGAAACTGAAGAGAAAGGATTTCTTTTGGGTAAGAGAAGGGATTATATTTTTGAAAAGATTAAGGATTTAGATAGTGAGATACAGTCAAAAGATTTTGACCTTAAAATTCTTAATGCCATTTTTGAAGGAAGAAAGATGCGTAAACTATCTGAGCTTAAAAAGAAGTTTTACAGATTCATACCTGGAATTACAAAATCAGCTTTTTCAAGTTTAACAAGGAAGGGATTTTTTACAGAAAATCCAATGAGCGTTAAAAATAAATATGCCCTATTTGCTATCATCGTATTCATCTTAACAATCTTTCTCAGCATTGCTTTTGGTGCATCGCAAGTTACTCCTCCCTTTCCTCTTTTGGTCTCAGGTATAGTTACTGCCATTTCTCTTTTTATAGTAGGTCAATTCATGCCAAGAAAGACTTCTAAAGGAACTCAAATGAAGGAATATCTTAAAGGTTATGAGGAGTTTATAAGTAGAGTTGAGAAAAGTGTTATAGAAAAGCTTTTCCCACCTGAAAAAATACCTGAGGTTTTTGAGAGAAACCTTCCCTTTGCAATTGCCTTTGGAGAAGCTGAAAAATGGGCAACTGCCTTTGAAGGATTATTTACAGAGCCACCAAATTGGTATTATGGTAAAGGAAGCTTTTCCCCTTCTTCTTTTGCTTATGCTATTAATACCTTTACAAGTGAAGCAACTCAAATACTTTCCTCTGCGCCTCGGTCTTCAGGAAGTGGTAGCGGAGGTGGAGGATTTTCTGGAGGTGGTGGAGGAGGTGGGGGTGGTGGATCATGGTAA
- a CDS encoding dihydroorotate dehydrogenase electron transfer subunit: MNKLFRAKIIKNEQLTKDIYLLCVESPDEIQSKPGQFCLLKLNQRLDPLLSRPFSIFDHVSGEIKFLYRVKGKGTRILSTFKKDDYITLSGPFGRWYPFPQGDFIVIAGGIGLASVYYLMKRFPKRAYLFYGVREEREILFYDELREITKEMYISTEMECPYTYKGIVTELVKEKCKNLSLPIYACGPMVMLKELKKVVKESQVCYVATEERMACGVGACLGCVIETKEGFKRVCTDGPVFDIRELLL, encoded by the coding sequence TTGAATAAGCTATTTAGGGCAAAAATAATTAAAAACGAACAACTAACAAAGGATATCTATTTACTTTGCGTTGAATCTCCTGATGAGATTCAATCAAAACCAGGACAGTTTTGCCTTTTAAAGCTAAATCAAAGACTTGATCCTCTGCTTTCAAGACCTTTTAGCATATTTGACCATGTTTCAGGTGAAATAAAGTTTTTGTACAGGGTAAAAGGGAAGGGAACAAGGATTCTCAGCACCTTTAAAAAAGACGACTACATAACTTTGTCAGGTCCTTTTGGAAGATGGTATCCCTTTCCCCAAGGTGATTTTATAGTGATTGCAGGCGGTATTGGTCTTGCTTCAGTCTATTATCTTATGAAAAGATTTCCAAAGAGAGCCTATCTCTTTTATGGAGTGAGAGAAGAAAGGGAGATACTCTTTTACGATGAATTGAGAGAAATTACAAAAGAAATGTACATATCGACTGAAATGGAATGCCCATACACTTACAAGGGTATTGTTACAGAGTTAGTTAAAGAAAAATGTAAAAATCTATCCTTACCTATCTATGCTTGCGGACCTATGGTAATGCTTAAGGAACTTAAAAAAGTGGTAAAAGAATCTCAGGTGTGCTATGTAGCTACAGAGGAGAGAATGGCTTGCGGAGTAGGAGCTTGCCTTGGCTGTGTAATAGAGACAAAAGAGGGGTTTAAAAGAGTCTGCACTGATGGACCTGTTTTTGATATTAGGGAACTTCTGTTATGA
- a CDS encoding LemA family protein, whose protein sequence is MFYLIALLIVLLIIAWLILIYNRLVKLRILTEQAWADVDVQLKRRHDLIPNLVETVKGYASHERKTLEEVVKLRNVATSATSPQEKIEAENMLTRALRQLFALAENYPDLKASANFQKLQDELARIEETISQARRYFNAVVRDYNTAISVFPNNLIAGPLGFSPKIFFETEEEQRAVPQVKF, encoded by the coding sequence ATGTTTTACCTTATTGCTTTGCTTATTGTTTTATTAATAATTGCATGGTTAATCTTAATCTACAATCGCTTAGTTAAGCTACGTATTCTGACTGAACAAGCATGGGCTGATGTTGATGTACAGCTAAAAAGAAGACATGACCTTATTCCAAATCTTGTAGAGACTGTAAAAGGCTATGCCTCGCACGAGAGAAAGACTCTTGAAGAAGTTGTAAAATTAAGAAATGTTGCCACATCAGCAACTTCACCTCAAGAAAAAATAGAAGCAGAAAACATGCTCACAAGAGCACTTAGACAGTTATTTGCTTTAGCAGAAAACTATCCTGATCTTAAGGCAAGTGCTAATTTCCAAAAACTTCAAGATGAGCTTGCCCGCATTGAGGAGACAATAAGTCAGGCAAGAAGATATTTTAATGCAGTAGTAAGAGATTATAATACGGCAATTTCAGTATTCCCCAATAATTTAATTGCAGGACCTTTAGGATTTTCTCCCAAGATATTCTTTGAGACAGAGGAAGAGCAAAGAGCTGTACCTCAGGTAAAGTTTTGA